In Gossypium arboreum isolate Shixiya-1 chromosome 5, ASM2569848v2, whole genome shotgun sequence, a single genomic region encodes these proteins:
- the LOC108450043 gene encoding uncharacterized protein LOC108450043 produces the protein MEIMEDHLQQLYFCGHPLFLNHLSSLSKETCCSACGDPLFSTQTSKPPPPPPPPRPLPRPPPPPLPLSPSPSPPPPPPPPPPSFAPSPGGDALDYIFPPPPPPLPSFDPPSFSSKKRDESYPLQSSDRSTFSCEECDQFHLHGRCARAPLEFSHHPLHWEHPFLVLQAGLGGSSCVLCQESGKNFIYRCPSCDFTLDFKCALLSHAQKFLEFKYNLHLHPLLFIEDHKDELKKFVCSTCEEPLLDSIYVCIDCRFYIHKKCAQLPTEINHPCHRLHPLKLESHNSSVFCKLCQAKHSGHFYCCPPCNLDIHIQCVWPHPIIENRTRHEHPFNLFWRQGSFICDACGSEGNNLCYICSICHLQVHKKCTSLPRIIKISRHNHFVFHKYLKQEAKIEKQECMICHHDVKMEYGCYCCLKDDCNYFVHVNCATENTDLYYIVDSENPDELVEEPIESAITFVIEVNELGDATKIEHVSHEHCLVLGVMTEDDVDKHCDGCSLSILGSFYSCLQCNFFLHKSCADIPMKKHHWFDIHLLNLETDCNFECDICLRQCFGFVYNCDECAISFCLKCAMIPDTFDYLSHEHPLFWDSKYKGKCNACDLWVYGGYRCKSCKYAVHFECITLPNEVRHKCDKHFLKLTYRDGSDYPEQHYCDICEERRDPNKWFYCCSICDTSIHRGCVLGKYPFIKAGKSYRYKGHSHPLTFVRKKYHYLECAICGEFCEELALECDICSYIVHWSCISPFFSLDFARLFGDRNVDQL, from the coding sequence ATGGAGATTATGGAAGACCATCTGCAACAACTATACTTCTGTGGTCATCCCCTCTTCCTCAACCACCTGAGCAGTTTAAGCAAAGAAACTTGTTGCTCTGCTTGTGGGGATCCATTGTTCTCTACCCAAACCTCTAAGCCTCCGCCCCCACCGCCTCCGCCTCGGCCTCTGCCTCGGCCTCCGCCTCCACCTCTGCCTCTGTCTCCGTCTCCGTCTCCGCCTCCGCCTCCGCCTCCGCCTCCGCCATCATTTGCCCCTTCCCCGGGTGGTGATGCGTTGGATTATATTTTTCCTCCACCTCCTCCCCCTCTGCCGTCTTTTGATCCTCCCTCCTTTAGTTCCAAGAAACGTGATGAGTCGTATCCCCTGCAGTCTTCTGATCGTTCCACCTTTAGTTGTGAGGAATGCGATCAGTTTCATCTCCATGGAAGATGTGCAAGGGCGCCTCTAGAATTTTCCCATCACCCTCTTCATTGGGAACACCCTTTTCTTGTTCTTCAAGCAGGTTTGGGTGGTTCTTCTTGTGTTTTATGCCAGGAATCGGGTAAGAATTTCATCTACCGATGCCCTTCTTGtgattttacccttgatttcaaATGTGCTTTATTGTCCCATGCTCAAAAGTTCCTTGAATTCAAATATAACCTCCACCTCCATCCATTGCTCTTCATTGAAGACCATAAAGATGAACTCAAAAAATTTGTTTGCTCCACATGTGAGGAACCTTTGCTAGATTCTATATATGTTTGCATTGATTGCAGATTTTATATTCATAAGAAATGCGCTCAATTACCCACTGAAATTAATCATCCATGTCATCGTTTACACCCTTTGAAACTTGAGTCTCATAATAGTTCAGTATTTTGTAAGCTTTGTCAAGCTAAACATTCTGGACACTTTTATTGTTGTCCTCCTTGCAATTTGGACATCCATATCCAATGTGTTTGGCCTCACCCTATAATTGAAAATAGAACTCGCCATGAACACCCATTCAACTTGTTTTGGAGGCAAGGATCGTTCATTTGTGATGCATGTGGTTCAGAGGGGAACAATCTTTGCTATATATGTTCTATATGTCACCTCCAAGTTCATAAGAAGTGCACCTCTTTGCCGCGCATCATTAAAATCTCACGGCACAATCACTTTGTTTTCCACAAGTATTTGAAGCAAGAAGCAAAGATTGAAAAGCAAGAATGTATGATTTGTCATCATGATGTGAAAATGGAGTATGGGTGTTATTGTTGTTTGAAGGATGATTGCAATTACTTTGTTCATGTGAATTGTGCTACTGAGAATACCGATTTGTACTACATTGTTGATTCTGAAAATCCAGACGAGTTGGTTGAGGAACCTATAGAATCCGCAATCACTTTTGTCATTGAGGTGAACGAACTCGGAGATGCTACAAAGATAGAACATGTCAGTCATGAACATTGCTTAGTTCTTGGAGTCATGACCGAGGACGATGTTGATAAACATTGTGATGGATGTTCTCTCTCGATCTTGGGTTCATTTTACTCTTGTTTGCAATGCAACTTCTTTCTCCATAAGTCTTGTGCCGATATACCTATGAAGAAGCATCATTGGTTTGACATACACTTGCTAAACCTTGAAACTGATTGTAATTTTGAATGTGATATTTGTCTTCGACAATGCTTTGGTTTCGTCTACAACTGCGATGAATGTGCAATCTCATTTTGTCTTAAATGTGCTATGATTCCTGATACTTTTGATTACCTGAGCCATGAACATCCTCTTTTCTGGGATTCCAAATACAAAGGGAAATGCAATGCTTGTGATTTATGGGTTTATGGTGGATACAGATGTAAGAGTTGCAAGTATGCTGTGCATTTCGAATGCATTACACTTCCGAACGAGGTGCGGCACAAGTGCGATAAACACTTCCTGAAACTTACTTATCGTGATGGAAGCGATTACCCAGAGCAGCACTATTGTGATATCTGTGAAGAACGAAGAGATCCGAATAAATGGTTTTATTGTTGCTCCATTTGTGATACTTCCATTCATCGGGGATGTGTTCTCGGGAAATATCCATTCATCAAGGCTGGAAAGTCGTACAGGTACAAGGGTCACTCACACCCCCTCACATTTGTTAGAAAGAAGTATCATTACCTGGAGTGTGCTATATGTGGTGAGTTTTGTGAAGAGTTAGCTCTCGAGTGTGATATATGCAGCTATATTGTCCATTGGAGTTGTATATCTCCATTTTTTTCTTTAGATTTTGCAAGATTGTTTGGAGATCGCAATGTTGATCAACTGTAA